In the Desulfobacterales bacterium genome, GCATCAGGGCCGGCGGCATCCATGTACTGCCATGGACGCGGTCATTGCGCGCCTGGCAGGCCCGGGTGATGCTGCTGCGAAGGGTTGCGGCCGGGGCAGCGGACTGGCCGGACCTGTCCGACAGCGCGCTGGCTGACGATTTGGAAACATGGCTGGGACCCTTTCTGGCGGGTTTTACCAGCTTCAAGGCGCTGGCGCGTCTGGACCTGACAGGCGCGCTGCGCAGCTGGCTCTCCTGGCAGCAACAGCGGCTCCTCGATACATGGGCCCCCACCCATATGGTGGTTCCCAGCGGCGCCCGCCGGCCCATCGACTACAACGCCGAAGTGCCGGTCCTGGCCGTGCGGCTGCAGGAGATGTTCGGTGCGGTGGATACACCCACCATTGCCGCGGGCCGCCTGCCGCTGCAATTGCACCTGCTCTCACCGGCCGGCCGCCCGGCCCAGATTACCCAGGACCTGGCCGGCTTCTGGCGCAACAGTTATCCGGCCGTCAAAAAAGAGCTAAAGGGGCGCTACCCCAAACACGATTGGCCCGACGACCCCCTGAGCGCCCGGCCCACATCCCGGGCCAGGCCGCGCCAGCCAAAGATTTAACCCTGATTGAGTGAAGACGCGCGTCCATTGCCTTTCTCTTTCCGCCGGTTTCCCAGAAGCGTCACAACTGTCCGGCCTTAAAATCGGCCGCAGTCCATCAGGAGCGTCTGGCCGGTGACGCTGTCGCTGCGGCAGAAGAGCATCACCTGTTCGTCAATGTCGTCCTTGCTTACCGGACGATGCAGCACGTTCAGTTCGTGGGCGGTAGCCACGTAGTCGGGTGGCCGGTTGGCGGTCATGCGCGTGCCGAGTATGAGACCAGGGGCGACACAGTTGACAGTGATCTGCGGCGCCAAAGCGACTGCCATACACTTGGTGAGGTGATTCAGTCCCGCTTTGGAGACCGCATAAGCGATGCTGCTGCCCCTGGGGAATATGCCCGCGCCCAGCTGCGAAATTTCCATTGCCACGGCTTCGGCCTTGTCCTTCGATTGTGCGTAGTTCACAACCACGTTCACGCCGCTTAGGGCAAGTGCCCGGCAGATGCGCTGTCCCAAGCCCCCGCTTCCTCCCGTCACTATTGCCGCGCAACCCCTGAGTTCCATCGTCTCTTCCTCCTTGGTTTGGGTTCATTTTGTATATCAGTCGCCAGTAACAACAGGGGGCGATTATGAAATGAGGCATTTCCATCGACAGCCTGCAAGCTGTCTGACTGATGAACGACTGCTCCCCACCGTCGCCCAGACTG is a window encoding:
- a CDS encoding SDR family oxidoreductase, with translation MELRGCAAIVTGGSGGLGQRICRALALSGVNVVVNYAQSKDKAEAVAMEISQLGAGIFPRGSSIAYAVSKAGLNHLTKCMAVALAPQITVNCVAPGLILGTRMTANRPPDYVATAHELNVLHRPVSKDDIDEQVMLFCRSDSVTGQTLLMDCGRF